In Populus trichocarpa isolate Nisqually-1 chromosome 12, P.trichocarpa_v4.1, whole genome shotgun sequence, a genomic segment contains:
- the LOC18103637 gene encoding glutamate synthase [NADH], amyloplastic isoform X2: MGELVHSRFSTNTFPSWDRAQPMRVLGHNGEINTLRGNVNWMKAREGLLKCKELGLSKNEMKKILPIVDASSSDSGAFDGVLELLIRSGRTLPEAVMMMIPEAWQNDKNMDPQRRALYEYSSALMEPWDGPALISFTDGHYLGATLDRNGLRPGRFYVTRSGRVIMASEVGVVDIPPEDVLRKGRLNPGMMLLVDFEKHTVVDDEALKQQYSLARPYGEWLKRQKIELSDIVNSVQESDKVAPAISGVVAASDDDDSMVHMGIHGLLAPLKSFGYTVEALEMLMLPMAKDGTEPLGSMGNDAPLAVMSNREKLTFEYFKQMFAQVTNPPIDPIREKIVTSMECMIGPEGDLTETTEEQCRRLSLKGPLLSIGEMEAIKKMNYNGWRSKVLDITYSIKRGRKGLEETLDRICTEAHEAIKEGYTVLVLSDRAFSSKRVAVSSLLAVGAVHQYLVKKLERTQVGLIVESAEPREVHHFCTLVGFGADAICPYLAIDAIWRLQVDGKIPPKSTGELHSKDELVKKYFKASNYGMMKVLAKMGISTLASYKGAQIFEGLGLSSEVIDKCFAGTPSRVEGATFEMLAHDSLRLHELAFPSRALPPGSAEAVALPNPGDYHWRKGGEIHLNDPLAIAKLQEAARGNSVAAYKEYSKRIQELNKACNLRGLLKFKVADVKVSLDEVEPASEIVKRFCTGAMSYGSISLEAHTTLAQAMNKIGGKSNTGEGGEQPSRMEPLPDGSMNPKRSAIKQVASGRFGVSSYYLTNADELQIKMAQGAKPGEGGELPGHKVIGDIAVTRNSTAGVGLISPPPHHDIYSIEDLAQLIHDLKNANPSARISVKLVSEAGVGVIASGVVKGHADHVLISGHDGGTGASRWTGIKSAGLPWELGLAETHQTLVANDLRGRTVLQTDGQLKTGRDVAIAALLGAEEFGFSTAPLITLGCIMMRKCHKNTCPVGIATQDPVLRDKFAGEPEHVINFFFMLAEELREIMAQLGFRTMNEMVGRSDMLEVDKEVVKSNEKLENIDLSSLLRPAADIRPGAAQYCVQKQDHGLDMALDQKLIKLSEAALEKSLPVYIETPIRNVNRAVGTMLSHEVTKRYHLAGLPADTIHIKLKGSAGQSLGAFLCPGIMLELEGDGNDYVGKGLSGGKIVVYPPKGSLFDPKENIIIGNVALYGATGGEAYLNGMAAERFCVRNSGARAVVEGIGDHGCEYMTGGTIVVLGKTGRNFAAGMSGGVAYVLDLDGKFKSRCNLELVDLDKVEEEEDIMTLKMMIQQHQRHTNSLLAREVLADFDNLLPKFIKVFPRDYKRVLANMKEESASKEAAELAAKEAEEKNEAELREKDAFEELKKMAAASLNGKSNQVVEDEPLKRPTRVNNAVKHRGFIAYEREGVQYRDPNVRMNDWKEVMESSKPGPLLNTQSARCMDCGTPFCHQENSGCPLGNKIPEFNELVHQNRWREALDRLLETNNFPEFTGRVCPAPCEGSCVLGIIDDPVSIKNIECSIIDKAFEEGWMVPRPPLKRTGKRVAIVGSGPSGLAAADQLNKRGHLVTVYERADRIGGLMMYGVPNMKTDKVDIVQRRVNLMAKEGINFVVNANVGIDPLYSLDQLRQENDAIVLAVGATKPRDLPVPGREMSGVHFAMEFLHKNTKSLLDSNLQDGNYISAKGKKVVVIGGGDTGTDCMGTSIRHGCSGVVNLELLPEPPQTRAPGNPWPQWPKVFRVDYGHQEAASKFGKDPRSYEVLTKRFIGDEDGSVKGLEVVRVHWEKDASGKFQYKEVEGSEEIIEADLVLLAMGFLGPEPNVAKKLGLEQDNRSNFKAEYGRFSTNVEGIFAAGDCRRGQSLVVWAISEGRQAASQVDKYLMKEEDVTISTDNTQDELVKKHEDLTKRHQDSSKHTVMT; this comes from the exons ATGGGTGAGTTG GTGCACTCACGATTTTCAACAAATACATTTCCTAGCTGGGATCGTGCTCAACCCATGCGTGTCTTGGGCCATAATGGGGAAATCAACACGCTCAGAGGCAATGTGAACTG GATGAAGGCTCGTGAGGGCCTTTTAAAGTGCAAGGAGCTCGGTCTCTCAAAGAATGAGATGAAGAAGATTCTTCCTATTGTAGATGCTAGTTCTTCTGATtcag GGGCTTTTGATGGTGTGCTTGAGCTTCTAATTAGATCCGGGAGAACTCTCCCTGAGGCTGTCATGATGATGATTCCTGAAGCCTGGCAAAATGACAAGAACATGGATCCTCAAAGGAGGGCACTGTATGAATATTCCTCAGCCCTTATGGAACCATGGGACGGGCCTGCACTTATCTCAT ttactGATGGCCACTACTTAGGAGCTACTCTGGACCGCAATGGGTTACGTCCAGGTAGATTTTACGTCACACGAAGTGGGCGAGTTATCATGGCCAGTGAAGTTGGTGTTGTGGATATTCCTCCTGAAGATGTCCTTAGGAAAGGACGGCTTAACCCTGGAATGATGCTTCTGGTGGATTTTGAGAAGCATACGGTAGTGGATGATGAAGCCTTGAAGCAACAATATTCCTTAGCGAGGCCCTATGGGGAGTGGTTGAAGAGGCAAAAGATTGAACTCAGTGACATAGTTAACTCAGTTCAAGAATCTGATAAAGTTGCTCCAGCCATTTCTGGGGTTGTCGCC GCATCTGATGATGATGACAGTATGGTGCATATGGGCATTCATGGATTGTTGGCACCATTAAAATCCTTTGG TTATACTGTTGAAGCCTTGGAGATGCTGATGCTTCCCATGGCAAAGGACGGTACTGAGCCTCTTGGTTCGATGGGAAATGACGCCCCCTTGGCTGTCATGTCTAACAGGGAAAAGCTCACTTTTGAGTACTTCAAGCAAATGTTCGCTCAAGTGACAAATCCCCCAATTGATCCTATCAGAGAGAAGATTGTCACTTCCATGGAATGCATGATTGGGCCAGAAGGAGATCTGACAGAAACAACTGAAGAACAATGCCGCCGTCTCTCTCTAAAAGGCCCACTTTTATCAATCGGGGAAATGGAAGCGATCAAAAAGATGAACTATAATGGTTGGCGAAGCAAAGTTCTTGACATAACTTATTCAATAAAACGGGGCAGGAAGGGATTGGAGGAGACTTTAGATAGGATTTGTACTGAAGCTCATGAGGCAATCAAGGAAGGTTATACTGTGTTGGTTCTTTCTGACAGAG CCTTCTCATCAAAGCGTGTTGCTGTCAGCTCCCTCTTGGCTGTTGGCGCTGTCCACCAATATCTTGTAAAAAAGCTTGAGCGTACTCAAGTTGGGTTGATAGTTGAATCTGCTGAACCACGTGAAGTGCACCATTTCTGTACATTGGTTGGTTTTGGTGCAGATGCCATCTGCCCATACTTAGCCATAGATGCCATTTGGAGATTACAGGTTGATGGTAAGATCCCACCAAAATCCACTGGCGAGTTACACTCAAAGGATGAGCTAGTCAAGAAGTATTTCAAAGCAAGCAACTATGGCATGATGAAGGTGCTTGCGAAAATGGGAATTTCAACTTTGGCATCCTACAAGGGTGCTCAGATTTTTGAAGGGCTGGGCCTTTCATCAGAAGTGATTGACAAGTGCTTTGCAGGAACCCCAAGCAGGGTAGAAGGAGCAACATTTGAGATGCTTGCTCATGATTCACTTCGTTTGCATGAGTTGGCGTTTCCCTCCCGTGCTCTCCCTCCTGGAAGTGCAGAAGCTGTAGCTCTTCCCAATCCTGGGGATTATCATTGGAGAAAAGGTGGTGAGATTCACCTTAATGATCCTCTTGCTATTGCAAAACTTCAAGAAGCTGCCAGAGGTAATAGTGTGGCTGCCTATAAGGAATATTCTAAGCGCATTCAGGAGTTAAACAAAGCTTGTAATTTGCGTGGGCTTTTGAAGTTCAAAGTGGCAGATGTGAAAGTTTCTTTGGATGAAGTGGAACCAGCCAGTGAAATTGTTAAACGGTTCTGTACTGGGGCTATGAGTTATGGATCAATATCATTGGAGGCACACACCACGTTGGCTCAGGCTATGAATAAAATTGGAGGAAAATCAAATACAG GTGAGGGAGGTGAACAACCATCTCGTATGGAGCCTCTTCCTGATGGTTCAATGAATCCAAAGAGGAGTGCTATTAAGCAAGTTGCAAGTGGGAGATTTGGAGTTTCAAGTTACTATCTTACAAATGCTGATGAACTGCAGATAAAGATGGCTCAG GGTGCCAAGCCTGGTGAAGGAGGTGAGCTTCCTGGTCACAAGGTCATAGGAGACATTGCAGTTACCAGAAATTCTACTGCAGGGGTGGGTCTTATTAGTCCTCCTCCCCATCATGATATCTATTCAATTGAAGACCTTGCCCAATTGATTCATGACCTTAAG aATGCCAATCCATCAGCAAGAATAAGTGTCAAGTTGGTATCTGAAGCTGGCGTGGGAGTAATTGCCAGTGGGGTGGTGAAGGGACATGCTGATCACGTTTTGATCTCAGGCCATGATGGAGGTACAGGTGCTTCTAGATGGACTGGCATCAAGAGTGCTGGGCTCCCATGGGAACTTGGTTTGGCTGAGACCCATCAAACACTTGTTGCCAATGACCTTCGTGGCCGAACAGTTCTTCAGACTGATGGCCAACTAAAAACTGGCCGTGATGTGGCCATTGCGGCTCTTCTTGGTGCTGAAGAATTTGGCTTCAGCACTGCCCCCCTTATAACACTTGGCTGCATCATGATGCGAAAGTGCCATAAGAACACCTGTCCCGTAGGCATTGCTACTCAAGATCCAGTGCTGAGGGATAAGTTTGCTGGAGAACCAGAACACGTTATTAACTTCTTCTTTATGCTAGCAGAGGAGCTCAGAGAGATCATGGCTCAGCTTGGTTTCCGTACTATGAATGAGATGGTTGGTCGTTCAGACATGCTTGAAGTTGATAAAGAAGTTGTTAAGAGCAATGAGAAGCTGGAAAATATTGATCTCTCCTCGTTACTTAGACCTGCTGCTGACATTCGACCTGGAGCTGCCCAATATTGTGTCCAAAAGCAGGATCATGGTTTGGACATGGCATTGGATCAAAAACTCATCAAACTTTCTGAGGCTGCATTGGAAAAAAGTCTTCCTGTGTACATTGAAACACCTATCCGCAATGTGAACCGTGCTGTCGGAACAATGCTTAGCCATGAAGTTACTAAGCGTTACCACTTGGCAGGGCTTCCTGCCGATACTATCCATATCAAACTCAAAGGAAGTGCAGGGCAGAGCCTGGGAGCTTTTCTTTGCCCAGGCATTATGCTGGAGCTGGAAGGTGATGGCAATGACTATGTCGGTAAAGGATTATCAGGTGGGAAGATTGTAGTTTATCCTCCAAAAGGAAGCCTCTTCGATCCGAAAGAGAACATTATAATTGGTAATGTAGCTCTTTATGGAGCCACAGGTGGTGAAGCATATCTTAATGGAATGGCAGCAGAAAGATTTTGTGTCCGTAATTCTGGAGCAAGGGCTGTTGTAGAAGGTATTGGTGATCATGGCTGCGAGTACATGACAGGTGGGACTATTGTTGTTCTTGGGAAAACTGGCAGGAATTTTGCTGCTGGTATGAGTGGCGGCGTTGCTTATGTTCTCGATTTGGATGGGAAATTCAAATCTCGATGCAATCTTGAACTTGTTGATCTTGATAAagttgaggaggaggaggacatTATGACTCTAAAAATGATGATACAACAACACCAGCGTCACACAAACAGCCTTCTAGCTAGAGAAGTACTTGCTGATTTTGATAATCTTCTGCCTAAGTTTATCAAGGTCTTTCCCAGGGATTACAAACGTGTTCTTGCAAACATGAAAGAGGAATCTGCTTCAAAAGAGGCTGCTGAGCTTGCTGCTAAAGAAGCCGAGGAGAAAAATGAAGCAGAGTTGAGGGAGAAAGATGCTTTTGAGGAGCTCAAGAAGATGGCAGCTGCATCCTTGAATGGGAAATCCAATCAG GTAGTAGAAGATGAACCACTGAAAAGGCCTACCCGGGTTAATAATGCTGTCAAACATAGAGGCTTCATTGCTTATGAGCGTGAAGGTGTTCAATACAGAGATCCTAATGTTCGAATGAATGACTGGAAGGAAGTTATGGAGTCGTCAAAACCTGGCCCTCTATTAAATACGCAGTCGGCCCGTTGCATGGACTGTGGCACTCCTTTCTGTCACCAG GAAAACTCGGGATGCCCTCTTGGAAACAAAATTCCTGAATTTAATGAATTAGTGCACCAAAATAGGTGGCGCGAAGCATTAGACAGGTTGCTTGAGACAAATAACTTCCCAGAGTTCACTGGCAGAGTGTGCCCTGCACCTTGTGAAGGTTCCTGTGTTCTTGGCATAATTGATGATCCTGtctcaataaaaaacattgaatgtTCAATTATTGACAAGGCTTTTGAGGAGGGTTGGATGGTGCCGCGGCCTCCCCTCAAGAGAACTGg GAAACGAGTGGCTATTGTTGGAAGTGGGCCTTCTGGTTTGGCTGCTGCAGATCAACTAAACAAAAGGGGTCATTTGGTGACTGTGTATGAGCGTGCTGATCGAATTGGAGGGCTAATGATGTATGGAGTTCCCAACATGAAAACTGACAAAGTGGATATAGTTCAACGTCGTGTTAATCTTATGGCCAAGGAAGGCATCAATTTTGTGGTCAATGCTAATGTTGGTATCGACCCTCTGTACTCTCTTGATCAGCTAAGACAGGAGAACGATGCTATTGTTTTGGCAGTGGGAGCCACAAAACCTAG GGACCTTCCGGTACCTGGTCGGGAGATGTCTGGTGTCCATTTTGCCATGGAGTTTCTTCACAAAAATACCAAAAGTTTGCTTGACAGCAATCTACAGGATGGTAACTACATATCTGCAAAGGGCAAGAAAGTAGTTGTCATTGGTGGAGGTGACACTGGAACAGATTGCATGGGGACATCTATTCGCCACGGTTGCAGTGGCGTTGTAAATCTAGAGCTTCTACCTGAGCCACCACAAACTAGAGCTCCGGGCAACCCATGGCCACAG TGGCCTAAAGTATTCCGGGTAGACTATGGGCACCAGGAAGCTGCTTCCAAGTTTGGGAAAGACCCAAGGTCTTATGAGGTGTTGACTAAGCGTTTCATTGGAGACGAAGATGGGAGCGTGAAGGGACTTGAGGTGGTACGTGTCCATTGGGAGAAGGATGCTAGTGGGAAATTTCAGTATAAGGAGGTTGAGGGCTCTGAGGAAATTATTGAGGCTGACCTAGTCCTGCTAGCTATGGGATTCCTTGGTCCTGAACCG aATGTGGCAAAGAAGTTGGGCTTGGAGCAAGATAATCGATCAAACTTCAAGGCAGAATATGGCCGCTTCTCAACCAATGTGGAAGGGATCTTTGCCGCCGGGGATTGCAGGCGAGGCCAGTCGCTAGTTGTATGGGCAATATCAGAAGGACGACAAGCTGCTTCCCAGGTGGACAAATATCTCATGAAAGAAGAGGATGTTACAATTAGCACTGATAACACCCAGGATGAACTTGTCAAGAAGCACGAAGACCTCACCAAGAGGCATCAAGACAGCAGCAAACACACTGTCATGACATAA